From the genome of Leptospira koniambonensis:
ATGTTTTAACTTCTTTCTTTTTCCGGACAATTCTACTGCTTCGTGGACCTTTCCACCTACAAATTTGCCTTGGGATTTTAAGAACAGCCTGGCCCTATAATTTGGATACCAGCCTCCGTGCCGGATCCATTTTCCCATGTACATGGTAAGTCTTGGGATGATGAATCCGTCTTCTTCCGGTTCTCCATTCTTGAATAAGTTTTTGATCTCTTCTTTTAGGCCTGGAGAAAGTTCTTCATCCGCGTCTAGAGTGAGTATCCAAGGACTTTTAGCTAAAGAGATTACATGGTTTTTTTGGGAAACGTAATCATCGAACTTTCGAAGAACTACTTTCGCTCCCTTCTTCTTTGCAATACTTTCGGTTTTATCTTTAGAACCGGAATCGAGTACTATGATCTCATTTACGAAATCTAGAGAAGATAGACATCTTTCGATATTATCTTCTTCGTTTAATGTGATGATACAGGCTGAGATTGGTAACATCAAGCGCGGGAAAAATCCTGGTCTCTTACGGATTTAAAATTAGACGTAAGGGGAACTTCTAATCTGGCGATGGTTACGTCTTTGCGGATGATGATCCTGAAAAAAGAAGGATCGATACCTTCTCCTTTTAGCATGATTAATATAAGTGCGAGTCCCAACCCGGCTCCTTCCGTATTGTCAGCGTTATCTAAATAGAATTGGGCAATGTCTCCGTACTGCATTCCTTTTTCTAATTTTTCACGAAGAGATTTTTCCTCTTCTATAGTAACTGGTGTATTGTTTGTGACTTCGACCCGAATTCCGTCCATGGAATAGTCGAAGGAGATCAGACAGAAATATCCCTTCTTTTTGGATTTGTTTCCGTATTCTTCCGCCATTCTTTCGGAGAATAATTGCTTATATTCGGAGACTCCTTTTTTGTACTGGATCGGATTTTCTATATCGTATCCTTTTTCCTCGAAGAAGATCCTTTTTTGATTTGCCTTGCAGGCGTTGATCGATAATTCTTTTACGATAGTGTAAATCGTTGGAACAAGGGTGGGATAAGTGACCTTATCCAAGATGAGCTCGATCGCTTGTTGGATATGTTCCTCGACCGATCTGGTGATTCGATGGGTCTTTAGAGAGAGGATTCTTCCGTCCTCCACCGTAAGCCGGATATTGTCTGATATATCCCGGATTTCCTGACCCATTAACCTTGAACTTTTCGGAACTC
Proteins encoded in this window:
- a CDS encoding glycosyltransferase family 2 protein encodes the protein MMLPISACIITLNEEDNIERCLSSLDFVNEIIVLDSGSKDKTESIAKKKGAKVVLRKFDDYVSQKNHVISLAKSPWILTLDADEELSPGLKEEIKNLFKNGEPEEDGFIIPRLTMYMGKWIRHGGWYPNYRARLFLKSQGKFVGGKVHEAVELSGKRKKLKHPVFHYSYENLFDHVSFINRYSELAATEKFGKGKRSGLILALLEAGYKSFWMYFVRLGFLDGRRGLILAIMGFYYNFLKYAKVFEMTLAEKQKTEN
- a CDS encoding histidine kinase → MGQEIRDISDNIRLTVEDGRILSLKTHRITRSVEEHIQQAIELILDKVTYPTLVPTIYTIVKELSINACKANQKRIFFEEKGYDIENPIQYKKGVSEYKQLFSERMAEEYGNKSKKKGYFCLISFDYSMDGIRVEVTNNTPVTIEEEKSLREKLEKGMQYGDIAQFYLDNADNTEGAGLGLALILIMLKGEGIDPSFFRIIIRKDVTIARLEVPLTSNFKSVRDQDFSRA